The genomic interval TCGCGTGCCGCGCAGCCGATTTTGCCGCTGCGCCTGTTTGCCAGCCGCGAGCGCAGCGGGGCCTACGCCGCACGCATGCTGTTTTTGGGCGGCATGGTGGGCTTCTGGTTTTTTGCCACGCAGTACCTGCAAGGCGTGCTGGGCTACCGGCCGCTGCAGGCGGGGCTGGCGTTTTTGCCCACCACCATTCCCAACTTCATCGCCGCCATGCTGGTGCCGCGCCTGACCCGCCAATTCGGCAACGCCCGCCTGCTGGCCGTGGGCTTGGCCATCGCCATCGTGGGCATGGCCTGGCTGGCCCAGGTGACTGCCTATTCACCCTACCTCACCAGCGTGGCCCTGCCCATGGTGCTGATCGGCATGGGCCAGGGTGCCGTGTTGGGCCCCTTGACCGTGGCCGCCGTGGCCGGGGTGGCCAAAGAAGATACCGGTGCCGCCTCGGGGCTGGTCAACGTGGCGCACCAACTGGGCGGCTCGCTGGGGTTGAGTGTGCTGGTGGTGGTGTCGGCTTTCACCACGTCCACTACCTCAGACGCTACCGCGCTACTGGCCCACCGCATCGCCAACACCTTCACCGCCAGCGCGGCCATGTTGGCGGTCTCGCTGCTGCTGGTGCTGGTGTTCATCCCGCGCAAGCCAGCGCAATAACCAGGTTGTTAAAGGTTTAAAGCATGCAAAAAGTTCTCATCATCGGTGCCAACGGCCAACTGGCGCGCCACACCACACAGGTCTTCCTGAACCAGACCGACGCGCATCTCACGCTGTACCTGCGCCGCGCCCACCGGTTGCAGAACCCCGACCCCGCGCGGGCCACCATCGTGGAAGGCGATGCCACCGACCGCACCGCCCTGGCCGCCGCCATGCAAGGCCAGGATGTGGTGTACGCCAATCTGGCCGGGGACATGGCACAGCAGGCCACGGCGATCGTCGCGGCCATGCGTGCCACGGGCTTGCAGCGGCTGGTCTTCATCAGCTCCATGGGCATCTACGGCGAAGTGCCCGGCGAGCGCTACCGCAGCGTGCTCGACCCCTACCGCGATGCAGCGGCGGTGGTCGAGGCTTCGGGGCTGGACTACACCGTGCTGCGGCCAGGCTGGTTCACCCACGACCCGGCCATCGACTACCAGCTCACCCACAAGGGCGAACCCTTTGTGGGGCACGATGTGTCTCTCAACAGCCTGGCCAATCTGATCGTGAAGCTGGCGCTTTCGCCGACGCTGGAGGTGGGCCAAAGCCTGGGGGTGGGGCGGGGATGAAAGGAGCGGAGCCAGTCGCCGTTAGCACGGCCATTTATGCGCCTAATTCCGTGTCGTAGTTGCAGCCTTAGCCGGGACCGCCTGAGACAAACTGCGGCGCGTGCCGTTGGGTGCGGCAGCCAGGCTCCTGGGGTTGGGGGGAAGGGTTGACTGCTTCTGGCCGGATAGCGCCAGATCAGGCACAAAAGGCGCGAAGCCTCTACACGGCGCACATCACTGCAGTTTTGCGGTGATGCCGTACAGCGACAGCATGCCAAGCACGTGCCCGATCGCAACGCCTGGCTCGCCAGATTCCACCCGGGCGACGGTCTGAACGTGCACCCCCAGGCGTGCGGCAGTGGCGGCCTGTCCTTCCCCTGCCGCTAAACGCGCCTGCCGTGCAGCCGCCCCCATGTCTTTGATCGCTTGCAGTGCCTCGCTGCCGATGTCCACGGAGATTCGCTTGCCTTGTGCCATTCTGGGTTCATTCTGAAATTGAGGCGTTGAGGCCTCTGCACGGAAAACGGTTCGTACACATTTTCAAGCAGAACCGTTCCCTTCGGTATCTGGATCAGTGAGCATTTTGGTAACGGATGCCGCCGCCTCTGTTGGCAGTGGCTGCAAAGACCCGGCCCTGGACTGCACAAATGCCTCCACCTCCTGTCGGAGGGGCGCAGGCACGGCCACCACGTCCAATTGCAGTACCCGCGACATTTCCAGCACGGTGGTGAGACGCGGGTCAATTTCACCTGCTTCAATGCGTTGAACGGTCATGCGACTCAGGCCCGCAGCCCTTGCGACGTCCGCCTGGGTCAATTGGAGTCGTTTGCGGCTGGATACCAGTTCTGTTATTAAGCTCATTGTGCTACTCATTTTATCCGGCGCGCGCCCCGTTGCAGCCACTGGCTGGATGCCTATTTTTCAGAACCCGAGACCTGCCGAGGCTGCGGCGAAAGCTGCTGGTTCGAGAACGTATCGCTGTGTGTCGGCCCTGGTCCGGGCCGCGAACGGCAACGCGGCGTGTGTCTGCGGGAAGGGGAATTGGTGGGGTGAATTTTTAGGCATCCAATGGGCCGCCTGTGCTTATGGAATGGGCGCTAGCAGCTATTAAAAATGAAGTGAATCCCTTCATTGCTTATACGCGGCAATCGGAAGCTAGTGTGGTGTTGCGTGCTTGATGGAACAAATAAAACCGATGGATTTTTGGCCAGGATTAGGCGCAAACCACAGCAATAGCACCGCTATTGCGCGGATTTGCAACGACATCATGATTGATGAGACGCGGTTTTATGTTCCAGATAGCGCGCAACACCACACTAGGTCCTTTAGCTCTAGTCTTCTGGCTTTTTACGCCGCGCCCGCGATGCAGCCGATGCCTTCGCCCGCGATGTCCCCAGCGCGATGGCCTGCCGGATGTCCAGCTCCATTGCGCCCTGGTCGTGCGCCGGTGCCGCCAGCTCGGACAGCGCACCATCGCGGCCGATCAGCCACAGGGCGGTGGCATAGATGCCGATGCCCACGCCCGGCTCACCGGCTTCCATGCGCATCAGCGTGGGCACCGTGACCCCCATGCGGGTGGCCCAGGAGGCCAGCGATTCCTTGCGCCGCAGCCGGGCGACGGCCAGGTCGGCTCCCAGCTTCTCCAGCGCGCCGACTGTGGCTGGGGGCAGGCGTTCAAAGGCGGCGGATGTCTTTGGCATATCAAAGAGTATAGTGAAAATTACCGTTTTACTATTATCTTTAATAGTATTTCGTGTGTGGGAGCCTAGCCGAATCGGTGGTATTGCTGCCTTTGGCGTCCTGCTTGCAGGCTGTTATGGGTGTGATGGGCTGAGAGAATTTTGTTGGGAAAAAGCGTTGCTAACGCCCGCCAATAGGGCGTGGCGAGCTATAGAAATAAAGTTGTGAGTGCGCAATTGCCTGCTGTGCGCCCCAGCGCCAACTTGGGGTAATCTGCTTGGCGGTAGCGCTGCCGCGTTGTTGCAGCCGTCGTCTGGGGTTAACTGTGACGGCGTATGCCGTCCAATGCCGTCCACACAGCGCCCGGGCCGGTGTGGCCCAGGTTGGCGAGGACGTTGCTTTTGGGGTGGCCTGGGTATGGGGATGCTTCTGGCCGAAAGTAGCCATTAAAACGCATCCTAACAGCGCCATCTCCCCCAAAGGCAATCGCCAAATATCCTTGGAGAAAATCGCCTCCTAGCGCCCACCGATACAGCACAAGCAGCTATCAAAAGTGAGTAGACACCACCCGGCTCACACCCCCCTGCGCCCCAGCGCCCACTTCACCCCTTCAAACCACAGTAGCCCCACCAACGCCAGCCCGACGCAGGCCAGCACCATTCCCGCCGTAGGCTGCTCGAAGGCAAATAGCCGCGCCACCGCAGGGATCCCCAGTGCGCAGGCCAGCAGCAGCACGGTAGCAGCGGTGATCCAGGCGAAGTAGCGGTTGCGGGTAATGCCCCGTTGCCAGGACGGGCGGGTCCAGCTGCGGTTGGCGTAGATCAGGCCCAGGTTGGCCAGCACCAGCACGGTGAACACCAGGGCGCGGGCCATGTCGTGGGAGTGGGTAAGTGCCCGCGCCCCGGCGTAAACGCCCAGCAGCAGTGCCAGTAGGCCGCAGCCTTGCCACAGGCCACGGGCCAGCACGCTGCGGTCGAACAGGTGGGCATCGGCGGGGCGGGGCGGCACGGCCATGGCATCGGCTTCCAGCGGCTCGGCTTCGAACACCACCGAGCAGGCCGGGTCGATGATGAGCTGCAGAAACAGGATGTGCACCGGCATCAGCAGCATGGGCCAGCCCAGCAGCACCGGCACCAGCGACAGGCCGACGATGGGCACGTGCACGCCCACCACAAACACGATGGCCTTGCGCAGGTTGGCAAACACGCGGCGGCCATAGCGCACCGCGGTGACGATGGAGGCGAAGTCGTCGTTGAGCAGCACCAGGTCGGCCGCCTGGCGGGCTACTTCGGTGCCGCGCGCGCCCATGGCCACGCCGATGTGGGCGGCCTTGAGGGCGGGCGCGTCGTTCACGCCGTCGCCGGTCATGGCCACCACGTCGCCGCGTGCGCGAAAGGCCTGCACCAGGCGCAGCTTGTGCTCGGGCTGCACGCGGCAAAACACCTGGGTGGTGGCCAGGCGCTCTTGCAGGGCAGTGTCGCTGAGCGCGGCCAGTTCCTGCCCGGTCAGGGGCGGGGCGTCGGTGGCCAGGCCGGCCTGGCGGGCGATGGCCAGGGCGGTGGCGGGGTGGTCGCCGGTCATCATCACCACGCGGATACCGGCGGCCTGGCAGGCGGCAATGGCCTCGGGCACGTCGGGGCGCACCGGGTCTTGCAGGCCCACCAGGCCGAGAAAAACGAAGTCGAAATCGTGCTGGTTGCCCGGCAGCGGCGGGGCGGCAAACCGGGCGCTGGCCACGCCCAGCACGCGCAGGCCGTCGGCGGCCATGGCCGCAACCTGCTGGGCGATGGGGGCGTGCTGCTCAATGGGCAGGTGGCACAGGTCGACGATGGCTTCGGGCGCGCCCTTGGCGGCAATCAGGTAGGCCTGCTGGTCGGGCGACTGCCAGACGCGCGACATGGCCAGCATGGCGGGCGACAGGGGGTAGTCTTCCACCAGCGTCCAGTCGGCGTGCAGGTGCTCGGTGCGGGCCAGCAGCTGTGCGCCCGCGCCGACGATGGCGGTCTCCATCGGGTCGAAGGCGCGGCGGTGGCTGGCCAGCACGGCGTATTCGAGCACGCCGTGCAGCGCCTCGGCCAGCGGGGCGGCACCGTCTTTCAGGCTGTCATAGCACGCATCGCCCGACCACAGCCGCCGCACCGCCATGCGGTTGGCCGTCAATGTGCCGGTTTTGTCGACGCACAGCACGGTTGTGGCACCCAGCAGCTCCACGGCGGGGATGCTGCGGGCCAGCACCTTTTGGCGCGACAGGCGCCAGGCGCCCAGGCCCAGAAACAGCGTCAGGATGACCGGCAGCTCTTCGGGCAGGATGGCCATGGCCAGCGTCAGCCCGGCCAGCAGCCCGCCCAGCCAGTCGCCGCGCAGCAGCCCGTAGGCCAGGGCCAGGGCGGTGGCCAGGGCCAGCCCCACGATGGCCACGGTTTTGACGACGGCGTTGGTCTCGCGCTGGATCGGGGTGGTCTCGGTGGCAATGCCTTGCAGCGACTGGCCGATGCGGCCCAGCGCGCTGCGCTCGCCCGTAGCCACCACGCGGCCCTGGCCGGTGCCCTGGGTGACCAGGGTTCCGGAGAAGGCTTGCACCGCTTCTGTCCCCCCTACTTGTTTCTGCACCGGCACCGATTCGCCGGTGAGCAGGGATTCGTCCAGCGCCAGGTTGGCGGTGTGGGTGAGTTCCAGATCGGCGGGCACGCGGTCGCCCTCGGCCAGCAGCACGGTGTCGCCACACACCAGTTCGCGGGCGGCGATTTTGAGGGTCTGGCCGCCGCGCAGCACCAGGGCCAGCGGGCTGGACAGGTCGCGCAGGGCTTCCAGCGAGCGCTCGGTGCGGCGCTGCTGCACGAAGGTGATGCCCATCACCACAAACACAAAGCCCAGCAGCATCAGCGCCTCTTGCCGGTCACCCAGCACCAGGTAGAGCGCATCGCAGGCTACCAGTAGCAAAAACATGGGTTCGGCCACCACGTCGCCCACCAGCCGCAGCACGCTGCGCGGCTGGGACACGGGCAGGGCGTTGGGGCCGTCCTGCGCCAGGCGCTGCTGCGCTTCGGCGGGGCTCAGGCCACCAGGGGCATCCATGCCGGGGTCGGCTTATTTCACCAGCAGGACGGGCTGTTCGGCGGCGGCCAGTACGCGTTGCGCGACCGAGCCGATCAGCAGGTCGGCGATGGCTCCGCGGCCTTTGGAGCCCAGCACGATCAGGTCGAACTTGCCCTTCTTGGCGCATTCCAAAATTTCTTTGGCCACGTGGCCGGTGCGTTCCACCATGTCGTGCTGGATGCCAGCGGTGTCGAGCAGCTTGCGGGCGGGTTTGAGTTCTTTTTCGCTGAGCTCGCGCAGGTAGTCGGCCACCACCTCGTTGCCCACAAAGGCCTTGGCGTGGCCCAGGCCGGTGTCGTCGTGCACGCTGAGCAGGGTGATGCTGTGCTTGCCCGGTTGCAGCTGCGCCACCAGCTTGGCCGCGTACTTGACGGCATGCAGGGCAAACTTCGAACCGTCAATGGCAACGAGGATTTTCATGGGGGGCTCCTGTAAGGAATGGTGCAGACCCCACAGTGTGGCGCATCTGCGGCGGGAGGCGTTGATGCATGTCAAGCGGGGGGCGTTGCAGCGGCTGTGGCGCGCCGGTAAGGGGCCGGGTTTTACACCCAAGCCCGCAGCGCCCACCCCGCCAGCGCGCACAGCACGATCACCTTGATCACGCCCACCTTGAAGCGGATCAAGGCCACGCCTGCGGCCAGCGCCAGCAGCAGGGCCGCCCAGTCGATATGGGAAAGAATAGGGCCGCTTGTGCTTGATGGGTAAGCAATGTGCGCTATAAAAAACAAAGCAAGACTGGCAATCACGCCC from Comamonadaceae bacterium OS-1 carries:
- a CDS encoding calcium-transporting ATPase 1, whose protein sequence is MDAPGGLSPAEAQQRLAQDGPNALPVSQPRSVLRLVGDVVAEPMFLLLVACDALYLVLGDRQEALMLLGFVFVVMGITFVQQRRTERSLEALRDLSSPLALVLRGGQTLKIAARELVCGDTVLLAEGDRVPADLELTHTANLALDESLLTGESVPVQKQVGGTEAVQAFSGTLVTQGTGQGRVVATGERSALGRIGQSLQGIATETTPIQRETNAVVKTVAIVGLALATALALAYGLLRGDWLGGLLAGLTLAMAILPEELPVILTLFLGLGAWRLSRQKVLARSIPAVELLGATTVLCVDKTGTLTANRMAVRRLWSGDACYDSLKDGAAPLAEALHGVLEYAVLASHRRAFDPMETAIVGAGAQLLARTEHLHADWTLVEDYPLSPAMLAMSRVWQSPDQQAYLIAAKGAPEAIVDLCHLPIEQHAPIAQQVAAMAADGLRVLGVASARFAAPPLPGNQHDFDFVFLGLVGLQDPVRPDVPEAIAACQAAGIRVVMMTGDHPATALAIARQAGLATDAPPLTGQELAALSDTALQERLATTQVFCRVQPEHKLRLVQAFRARGDVVAMTGDGVNDAPALKAAHIGVAMGARGTEVARQAADLVLLNDDFASIVTAVRYGRRVFANLRKAIVFVVGVHVPIVGLSLVPVLLGWPMLLMPVHILFLQLIIDPACSVVFEAEPLEADAMAVPPRPADAHLFDRSVLARGLWQGCGLLALLLGVYAGARALTHSHDMARALVFTVLVLANLGLIYANRSWTRPSWQRGITRNRYFAWITAATVLLLACALGIPAVARLFAFEQPTAGMVLACVGLALVGLLWFEGVKWALGRRGV